A section of the Candidatus Zixiibacteriota bacterium genome encodes:
- a CDS encoding acetyl-CoA carboxylase carboxyltransferase subunit beta: protein MEWFKRKPAPPPTERKEIPDGLWTKCNSCGEIIYVRELEKDLWVCRKCSYHFRIRSTDYIDIMLDKDSFVELDTELVSLDPLQFKDSKRYPDRIAEARKKTGRNDAVISGIGKIDGREISFAVMDFAFVGGSMGSVVGEKIARTIERALNRQIPLVIVSCSGGARMQEGILSLLQMAKTSGLLARLSETKTPFISILTNPTTAGVMASYASLGDAIIAEPGALLGFAGRRVIEQTIGQKLPENFQTSEFFRDHGFLDKIVHRHELRHTVSLLIDYFTP, encoded by the coding sequence ATGGAATGGTTTAAACGTAAACCGGCGCCACCCCCAACCGAGCGCAAGGAAATCCCCGACGGCCTCTGGACCAAATGCAATTCCTGCGGCGAAATCATCTACGTCCGCGAGCTGGAGAAGGATCTCTGGGTCTGCCGCAAGTGCAGTTATCACTTCCGGATTCGCTCGACCGACTACATCGATATCATGCTGGATAAAGACAGCTTCGTCGAGCTCGATACTGAACTGGTCTCGCTCGACCCGCTGCAGTTCAAGGACTCGAAGCGTTATCCCGACCGCATTGCCGAAGCCCGCAAGAAGACTGGCCGTAACGACGCCGTGATCAGCGGCATTGGCAAAATCGACGGCCGCGAAATCAGCTTTGCCGTCATGGACTTTGCCTTTGTCGGCGGCAGCATGGGCAGCGTCGTTGGCGAGAAGATTGCCCGCACCATCGAACGGGCTTTGAATCGGCAGATTCCCTTGGTCATCGTCTCCTGTTCCGGCGGTGCCCGCATGCAGGAAGGCATACTATCGCTGCTGCAAATGGCGAAGACATCCGGCCTACTCGCGCGGCTCTCTGAGACCAAAACGCCGTTTATCTCGATCCTGACCAACCCCACCACGGCCGGGGTGATGGCCAGCTATGCCTCCTTGGGGGATGCGATTATTGCCGAACCGGGCGCCTTGCTCGGATTTGCCGGGCGACGGGTGATCGAGCAGACCATCGGCCAGAAGCTGCCGGAGAATTTCCAGACTTCGGAGTTCTTCCGCGATCACGGGTTTCTCGACAAGATCGTTCACCGACACGAACTGCGGCACACCGTTTCGCTCCTGATCGACTACTTCACGCCGTAA
- the tsaB gene encoding tRNA (adenosine(37)-N6)-threonylcarbamoyltransferase complex dimerization subunit type 1 TsaB — translation MKVLAIDTSSDRLLIGLADGDRIRAEYNGVVDRNHSERIVIAIDSVLREGDISPTDLDALAVLTGPGSFTGLRVGVATALGLAQAWRKRILAVSNVELARQVWGAVPEAPVLAIHCRGDEYYVADFERDLRLVSAAEAAREFGDKVFVGAGAARLADAAAHLKRPLRVETPATWSGGTMALAIARSAAQWPELDPVNLDVNYILKSQPEMRRDRSQPEIVDLTATDITDVMAIEQEAFSDPWDHENFAADIANEHVITLAARLQGRCVGYLSCIALEDYGYIANVAVHRDYRSRGIGQAILNELEERLRQRSIDSMVLDVRVSNQPAIKFYEKYGFQVLTRRKGFYSKPPEDSFTMLRIGTK, via the coding sequence ATGAAAGTCCTGGCGATTGACACCTCCAGTGACCGCCTTCTGATCGGTCTGGCCGATGGCGACCGGATTCGCGCCGAATACAATGGCGTGGTCGATCGCAACCACTCCGAACGAATCGTCATCGCTATTGACAGCGTTCTGCGAGAAGGTGATATTAGTCCGACCGACCTGGATGCGCTGGCGGTTTTGACCGGGCCCGGCTCCTTTACCGGACTTCGTGTAGGAGTCGCCACGGCGCTTGGTTTGGCGCAGGCGTGGCGTAAGCGCATCCTCGCAGTAAGCAATGTCGAACTGGCGCGGCAAGTGTGGGGCGCAGTTCCGGAGGCACCGGTTTTGGCGATTCACTGCCGCGGGGACGAGTACTACGTGGCTGATTTCGAACGCGATCTGCGATTAGTCTCGGCAGCCGAAGCGGCCCGCGAGTTTGGCGACAAAGTTTTTGTCGGCGCCGGCGCGGCGCGATTAGCTGACGCGGCGGCCCATTTGAAGCGGCCCCTGCGTGTAGAAACACCGGCCACCTGGTCGGGCGGCACCATGGCGCTCGCGATCGCGCGCAGCGCAGCGCAATGGCCGGAATTGGATCCGGTCAATCTGGACGTGAATTACATCCTCAAGTCGCAACCGGAAATGCGCCGCGACCGCTCGCAGCCGGAGATTGTCGACTTGACCGCAACCGATATAACGGATGTGATGGCGATTGAACAGGAAGCCTTCAGCGATCCCTGGGACCACGAAAATTTCGCCGCCGATATCGCCAACGAGCATGTGATCACGCTGGCCGCCCGCCTGCAGGGCCGCTGCGTCGGATATTTGAGTTGCATTGCGCTTGAAGATTACGGATATATCGCCAACGTCGCGGTGCATCGCGATTACCGCTCGCGCGGGATCGGACAGGCTATCCTGAACGAACTTGAGGAGCGGTTGCGGCAGCGGTCAATCGACAGCATGGTGCTGGATGTCCGCGTCTCGAATCAGCCGGCGATCAAGTTCTACGAAAAGTACGGATTCCAGGTCTTGACGCGCCGTAAGGGCTTCTACTCCAAACCGCCGGAGGATTCATTCACCATGCTGCGGATAGGAACGAAGTGA
- the tsaE gene encoding tRNA (adenosine(37)-N6)-threonylcarbamoyltransferase complex ATPase subunit type 1 TsaE, with protein MDTVTKSESETAAVAEQFAARLQAGDTVLFYGELGAGKTTFIRSLVRHFASDIAVSSPTFALINVYPTNPMIYHIDLYRLASEADLFDLGMDEYLNAGGITLIEWAEKCGSLTPERAYAVRIAISDATERSIKIEENGYESPGD; from the coding sequence TTGGACACTGTCACCAAATCGGAATCGGAGACCGCGGCGGTCGCCGAGCAGTTTGCCGCTCGACTGCAGGCGGGAGACACCGTGCTGTTCTATGGCGAGTTGGGTGCGGGCAAGACGACCTTCATCCGAAGTCTGGTCCGGCACTTCGCCTCCGACATCGCGGTCTCGTCGCCCACGTTTGCGTTAATCAACGTCTACCCGACCAACCCGATGATCTACCACATTGATCTCTACCGACTGGCGAGCGAGGCCGATCTCTTCGACCTCGGAATGGACGAGTATCTCAACGCCGGCGGAATTACGTTGATCGAATGGGCGGAGAAATGCGGCTCGTTGACGCCGGAACGCGCCTACGCTGTTCGCATAGCGATCTCGGACGCCACGGAACGAAGCATCAAGATCGAAGAAAACGGATATGAAAGTCCTGGCGATTGA
- a CDS encoding bifunctional response regulator/alkaline phosphatase family protein, whose protein sequence is MSVDVKRVLWVDDEVDLLESHRIILEGKGFKITPVASGEDALQEVAKSSFDLILLDEMMPGMDGLTTLEEIKKIKPHIPVVMVTKSEEEHLMNQAIGRNIAEYLVKPVNPSQVLAVAKKILDAKKLQTDTATRGYVQNFNQLRAKLYGPMEPADWVEIHKTLSQWDVEFEKINDEGLKQSHQSQKREFNAEFFRYVDKNYPRWVKTESGPVMSPHVFKTFVAPLINDKKPTFFIVVDCMRLDQWMVIAPIISEYLEITLDYYFSVLPTATPFARNAIFSGMFPDDLAKRKPEIWEGGTADERSLNRFEDELLIEQCKRLKIKASGEPKYFKMSDLKEEEGFVKKLSSYQNVPLIAVVFNFLDILVHGRSQSRALQQIAPDEAAFRSLILSWFNHSTLIDIIKYVAQIGATCVLTTDHGAVLGTRGTVAYGKRDTSTNLRYKYGDNLNCDPKEALLIKNPDAYRLPRFNLATTFLIATEDFYFVYPTNYNEYNRQFQNSFQHGGITLEEMIVPVATLRPKK, encoded by the coding sequence ATGAGCGTCGATGTGAAGCGGGTCTTGTGGGTCGATGATGAGGTTGATCTGCTCGAATCGCATCGAATTATCCTTGAAGGCAAGGGGTTCAAGATCACGCCGGTAGCTTCCGGCGAAGATGCGTTGCAGGAAGTCGCCAAATCGAGCTTTGACCTGATTCTGCTTGACGAGATGATGCCCGGCATGGACGGACTGACCACCTTGGAGGAAATCAAGAAGATCAAGCCCCACATTCCGGTGGTGATGGTGACCAAGTCTGAAGAAGAGCACTTGATGAACCAGGCGATCGGGCGCAATATCGCCGAATATCTGGTGAAGCCGGTCAATCCGTCGCAGGTGCTGGCGGTCGCGAAGAAGATCCTCGACGCCAAGAAATTGCAGACCGACACCGCGACGCGCGGCTACGTGCAGAACTTTAATCAACTCCGCGCGAAGCTGTACGGTCCGATGGAACCGGCCGACTGGGTGGAAATCCATAAAACGCTGTCGCAGTGGGACGTGGAGTTCGAAAAGATCAACGATGAGGGCCTCAAGCAGAGCCACCAAAGTCAGAAGCGGGAATTCAACGCCGAATTCTTCCGCTACGTCGACAAGAACTATCCGCGCTGGGTCAAGACCGAAAGCGGACCGGTCATGTCGCCGCATGTCTTCAAGACGTTCGTAGCGCCGCTAATCAATGACAAGAAGCCGACTTTTTTCATTGTCGTCGACTGCATGCGGTTGGATCAGTGGATGGTGATTGCCCCGATCATCTCCGAGTACCTCGAAATTACGCTCGACTACTATTTTTCCGTGCTGCCCACGGCGACGCCGTTTGCACGCAACGCCATCTTTTCCGGCATGTTTCCGGACGATCTGGCAAAGCGGAAGCCGGAAATCTGGGAGGGCGGCACAGCGGACGAGCGCAGTTTGAACCGTTTCGAAGACGAGTTACTGATTGAACAGTGCAAGCGGTTGAAGATCAAAGCCAGTGGCGAGCCAAAGTACTTCAAGATGAGCGATCTGAAAGAGGAAGAAGGATTCGTCAAGAAATTGTCGTCATATCAAAACGTCCCGTTGATTGCCGTCGTATTCAATTTCCTCGACATCCTGGTTCATGGCCGCTCGCAGTCGCGGGCGCTGCAGCAGATTGCGCCGGACGAAGCGGCGTTCCGTTCTTTGATTCTTTCCTGGTTCAATCACTCGACGCTGATTGACATTATCAAGTATGTCGCGCAAATCGGCGCCACTTGTGTCCTGACGACCGACCACGGCGCCGTGCTGGGTACGCGCGGAACGGTCGCTTACGGCAAGCGCGACACATCGACGAATCTGCGCTACAAGTACGGCGACAACCTCAATTGCGATCCCAAAGAGGCGTTGCTGATCAAGAATCCCGATGCTTACCGGCTGCCGCGCTTCAATCTCGCGACGACCTTTCTGATCGCGACCGAAGACTTCTATTTTGTCTATCCGACCAATTATAATGAGTACAACCGCCAGTTCCAGAACAGCTTCCAGCACGGCGGGATTACTCTCGAAGAAATGATCGTGCCGGTGGCGACACTGCGTCCCAAAAAGTAG
- a CDS encoding HAMP domain-containing histidine kinase — MIRSSIGNQAGYTTLPGVFKAFILFGTIAVAALFMIYTQFLINGLQENIKRDVRMWAKLWELAGAEDSSPRVNAVIFEEIIQKAYFPIIVTDHHRNPVLWARIPGIADNDTTPAALARIKEYRDQLVADSRETPVAWHGQVIQYILYDYPPLVRQLQLMPVIEIAVVAVFLIVGFVGFRNIQRAEQRNIWVGMAKETAHQLGTPLTSLMGWLELLETDHREGKYAGATGTDLGTVVEKMRVDLSRLDRVANRFGRIGSVPETTPHAINPLVQEVVDYYCQRLPHQGKGICIKFEPTAEIYASVNPELFTWVVENLIKNSMQACDQKTGEITIRTGNVDNKGQVTISVTDNGPGIPPKNQGKIFQTGFTTKKRGWGLGLTLARRIVQEYHRGRIELTESVPHERTTFRITLQSARPEGAEKGQHT, encoded by the coding sequence ATGATCCGCTCGTCGATCGGGAATCAGGCCGGCTACACTACATTGCCGGGTGTTTTCAAGGCCTTCATCCTTTTCGGCACCATTGCGGTGGCGGCGTTGTTCATGATCTACACGCAGTTCTTGATCAACGGCCTCCAGGAGAACATCAAGCGGGATGTCCGGATGTGGGCCAAGTTATGGGAGCTGGCGGGGGCCGAGGATTCCTCGCCGCGCGTCAATGCGGTGATTTTCGAGGAGATCATTCAGAAGGCGTACTTTCCGATAATTGTCACCGACCACCATCGCAATCCGGTGCTGTGGGCGCGCATACCCGGGATCGCCGACAACGATACGACGCCGGCGGCGCTGGCCCGAATCAAGGAATATCGCGATCAACTGGTGGCGGACAGCCGTGAAACGCCCGTGGCGTGGCACGGCCAGGTGATTCAGTATATCCTTTACGACTATCCGCCGCTGGTGCGCCAATTGCAGTTGATGCCGGTGATCGAGATTGCGGTCGTGGCGGTGTTTTTGATCGTCGGGTTCGTCGGCTTCCGCAATATCCAGCGCGCCGAGCAGCGCAATATCTGGGTCGGCATGGCCAAGGAGACGGCGCATCAGCTGGGCACGCCGTTGACGTCGCTGATGGGTTGGCTCGAACTGCTGGAGACGGATCATCGCGAGGGCAAGTACGCCGGAGCAACGGGCACTGATCTCGGCACGGTGGTTGAGAAGATGCGGGTGGATCTCAGCCGCCTCGATCGTGTCGCGAATCGCTTCGGGCGGATCGGATCGGTTCCGGAGACCACACCGCATGCCATCAACCCGTTGGTTCAAGAAGTGGTCGACTATTACTGCCAGCGCCTGCCGCATCAGGGGAAAGGCATCTGCATCAAGTTCGAGCCGACCGCAGAGATCTATGCCAGCGTCAACCCGGAGCTCTTTACCTGGGTGGTGGAGAATCTGATCAAGAACAGCATGCAGGCATGCGATCAGAAAACCGGCGAAATCACTATTCGCACTGGAAACGTTGACAACAAGGGGCAGGTGACAATCAGTGTGACCGACAACGGCCCGGGAATTCCGCCGAAAAATCAGGGAAAAATCTTTCAGACCGGGTTTACAACGAAGAAGAGGGGGTGGGGGTTGGGGCTGACTCTGGCGCGCCGCATCGTGCAGGAGTACCACCGCGGGCGAATCGAACTTACCGAGTCGGTGCCGCACGAACGTACCACCTTTCGGATTACTCTGCAGTCCGCGAGGCCGGAAGGAGCGGAGAAAGGACAGCATACATGA